The window AAGCATCTCTTATTTCTTTATGTGATTATCTCTCCCCCAATACCTATCCAAAATCTTAAATAATTCTCTTGCATGTTCCATGAATGGCAAGGTTGTTGGTATTTACTGCTTATAATATGAAAATGAGGTAAGCTAAATTAGCCAATATTTGGTGTCAACAGAAATAGTGATACAGGTCTATAGGTTATTGGGTAAGGTATATCGATCATCTGCTCTATAGATGTGTATGTCATACATACACTAATAGGAGCATGTGGCACGTGTCTTGCAGGGGGCTGTGGGTTATTGTTTAGGATTGAAATGCAGGTTGTATCCCATACACATGTAGGATAGAATTTTCCTTATCACCTTGTGATCTTGTTTCTGCCTTTGCCAAGGACCCAACGGTATGACTTGTTAACTAAGAGGTTAGCACTTGTTTTAGAAAGAAAAAGATGGTTTGGTTTATCAGGTTAGTCACTTAGTCATTCGTCAAAGGATGCAACTAGTTCTTTTATAAATGTGCTTTGGCAAGTGAGGAGTAATTACGGACTCGATCCTTTTACAAGTTGAGATGTGGTGGACAAATATCGGTTTGGTACGTTTCCCGGCCTTTGTTTAATTATTAAACTAAGTGATTACATTACTAACTACTCACAAATGAACAAATAAACATACAGCCCCCTTCCATTGAGGGATCCCTATTTTTGGCCACTTTCTAGGGATAGGACATTACACCACTTCCTAATTGAATTTTTACATCTCCACCGTTCATATCTTAGGTCTATATGAGTAGATCACCTCTACAAAATTTCATATGATTTGGTGATCGTTAAGGCTTTCAAAAGTTTGATTTAGTTTTAATGATCTTGAACGGTCCAGCTTATGTCAAACTAAAACCGTTGAAGGTCATTAAAACTAAATTGAACTTTTGAAAGTCTTAACGATCACCAAATCATATGAAATTTTGTAGAGGTGATCTACTCATATAGACCTAAGATATGAATGGTGGAGATGTAAAATTATAATCGGGAAGTTGGTGTAATGCCATATCCCTATAAATGGCTTAAAATAAGGATCCCTCATTGGAAGGGCCCTGAATAAACATATATCTCCAGCATTGAGATTTAGAAATTGATATATTTAGCAAGCAAGAATTTTGAAATTTAGGTATCAATTTAACAAGGTTACTCCATCAGTCATTGCTATTTATTATGTGTTAACAAATAGTAAAATGACACATGACAAGAGATGAGAAAGAAGATTTAGCTATTGCTTTAGTTATGCATGTATCATTGATAAATTTGTCAATTTCATTTAACAATTATCAAATTTAGCAATGGTTTATGTATTTTATTGGAGCATCAATTTACCTCAAAAATTGACAAATTTCACTTTTAGCAACACTTTTAAGTATCACAACTAATTGTATGAGAATAAAATTACAAAAGAAACAGTACTCGAACCTGAAATTTTGCAAGGTTACAAATACTTAAATGCAAAAATTAAAATACAAAAAGTAACTCAAAATTGCTTCTTACTCTTCAATAGATAATCTAGAATAATGAAATTTACATATCCTCAATTACAATCCACATACACTGACCCATTTTTAATTGTAGAATTGTCAAAAATGTCCATTACACGGACAATTTTAAGAGAAAAAAACAGGGACATTTTATAGTAAAAAGTGTCATGGTGTGTGCAATGATTGTGATTAAGGGTGCAAATTTCATTTTCCATAATCTATTATCTCACACTGTTTCAAAATGGCTCTACAGTTTAGAGAGAGAACTAACCATCTTAGGATTAAATCTAGACAAGGTTTGGCTATTATAGGCTAGCTAATAACACCACCAAACAACATTAAAAAGCCAAAAAAAAAAACAAAAAACCTCAGTGATTTGCACTAAAGTAGCTCACGCAATTCTTGTAGTATGTTAATTATCTACGTCTGTGCTCTCAAAGACGTCAAACCATAATCTGGTGGGACTCTTTGTTGCAAGAATGAGGATTTAACAAGTACCTTTAATACCTTTAAATCAACAGTTGCGTAACTTTTGAACCAATATTCATCTAACCGTTTATTTAAAAATAGAATTAGGTATCGGAACAGTTTGGGTCTTAGCAAAAATTTTCAGGCCCAAATTCCATTTCGATGTAAATTAAGCCTAAGCCCACCACGTTATTAAACCAGCTCACTTTCCTCAACTCCTCCCAGCTTAGAACCAAGTCATTCCCCTCTGTCAAATCCTTCACCAGCCACCATGGCTGTCCTCGCAACCACATGGACGGCGGCGATCTTCCTCATCTTCACAACGCTGCGTTTAATCGAATGCGGCGACAACAACCGCGTCTACTCGCCGTGCTCCGACACCAAGGTCGCCAGGTCCGACGGCTTCAGCTTCGGGATCGCCTTCGCGTCCAAGGACGTCTTTCTCCGTAACGGCGCTAACTCCACCTCGCAGTTGTCTCCCTGCGACACCAGGCTCTCTCTCTCCAGCGCCAACTCTCAGATCGCCGTTTTCCGGCCTAAGGTCGACGAGATCTCCCTCCTCTCCGTCAACTCCTCCTCTTTCGCTCCGGTTCGTTCTCTCTGTCTCTTCTGTTCCATTTCGTTTTAGTGCTCCTTTGAATTTGTGAATTGCTTAGGGTTTTGATGGGTTTAGGGTTGATGTGGATTTTTAGGTTGAGAATTGCAAAATGTTAGTATCAGTTTTGAATGTTTAGCAAGATTTAGACTTGAATGTAATGAAAGTATCAAATTTTAGTTATGTTTGTGAAGATTTTAGTGGAATGTGAGGCTAGTTTTGAATTCAACCAATTTATTGTGGTTTTCGGGTTTGAATTTGCAGGATAATTATGGTGGATATATGGTTGCTTTTGCTGGGCATAAGTATGCTGCAAGGTCTACTGCGGCTTTTGTTGCCAATTCGACCTACACTGTCACCAGCTTTACTCTGGTAAGTAAGGACATTACAATTGGAATTAAAGATTTGAATTTGATAATGTCGTTTGTGGTTTGTGGTTTAGATTATTTAGTGAATGTGTTTTTATATATATGCAGGTGCTTGAGTTCACCAAGGGCAGGCTGCAGAACCTGTACTGGAAAAGAGATGGGTGCGCCAAATGTTCAGGGAACTCCAGCTTTGTTTGCCTCAACAACCAGGACTGTGCAATCAAGACTAACAGCTGCAAGTCCCACGGAGGCACTGTTGATTGCAGCCTCGGGATCCAATTGGCGTTTTCAGGGACGGATAAGCACCTTTCAGTTCTGAACTCATGGTATGAAGTACAGAACCTTGGTCAGTATTCCCTTTATGGTCTCTATTCAAATTTGAAGGATTCTCTCACTAGCCAGTATAACAAGTTTTTCTGATGTAAAACTGTTACTGTCATATTCGTGTAATTTTTTCACTACCCACTCACTAGGTTTGATTGTTCACTTTCGGTGTGTTTTGTTTGTATGCCGTTGTAAAGTAAATTAACTTTGAGGATCATTGTGATTAGAGGAAAGAGAGATGATTTCGGTTAAGTTTGTTTGTGAAACTCAACTTTTTCTTTGTTGGTTGAATATCCATTACTGCTTGCAGCTTTAGGATTATTGCTTGTTAGCATATAGGATTTAAGTGACTTCTAGAGTTTCTTGGGACCTAAAACAACATATGTGCTCAGCGCCGATTTTTCAGTGTTACAAATTAACAGTACTGGGTTCTGCTGAAACTGTAGTGATATCTGAGTGTTTGGTTGTTTCTTTGACAAAGATAATGAGATCCGAATTCCCAATATCATTTCTCAAACTTCGGAAGAATCAATTTTCCTGTTTTGGGTTATGCACTCTCACATGCCCTCGCATGTAACATGACTCGAGTCAAATTTGTGTACACCTAAACATTGTTGAGTGGACTTGAGAGCATCCTACTTCAATATTAATTGGCCATTGGTGGGACGAAGGTATATAAATGAAACATTCAGCTGTTCCTGCCATTCCGGCAACCACCTTTGAGATTGTGGCCACCTGAAATTTCTTAGGTAAAGAGGATCCTGGGTTTGTGCTCAATAAGGGTACTCTCAGATTGGACGTCCTGAAGAAGTCCACGATGTCTTATGAGTTTTGATAAGTAGCCACGATGAGTGTGCTCGGGGTATGTTCACAACTGTCACCTCTGTCTCTAGGAAAAGAGCTGCACTCTTTTGCGTGCAAAGGTTGCCTCACAGAAGGCCTGTTTGTTGCTTGTATCAGTTGTATGTAGGCATGATTCGTGAAGTGGTCGCATAGAACAATATCAGTGTGGTATAAGACTATGAGCCTGAAAAGGCAGTGAATTATGTTCTGCTTTCATACTTGTATGCTGCATCTGGGAATTGGAATGCTGTCATTGCTGTGATATGTGTGGAAAATCAAGTAAACTTGGATGTGCACCTATAACCTAACACTCTTAAACTGGGGAAAGTATAGATTAAAATATTGAGGAAGCATAGTGAAAGGCTTGCAATCATCGATTATCATAAATTAAGAGTGGTGAATCACTGGGAGTGCATAAATCTGCGCATTTGCGTAAATTATCACTATCCAGCTAAATTTAACTCGGGAATATTGAATGGGAGATAAATGTCAGAGACAACAAACACTTCCCATCATTTCAAAGATGGCTTATGTTTCTGTGGAGGTTGTTGCTAAAGGTCAGTGTAGAAGTTCCAAGAGCATATCATGTGAAAGAGATCGAAGCTGCAGAAATGATTGCCTCCGCTTACTAACATTTCAGTACTTAATGTAAGTAGCATCCAAAAATAATTACTTCCTTGTATGAAATTGTAGCATGTTGCACAACACATGTTTGTTACCATTCAGTTATTCTGAATTCTTTCTCTACCTTAATTCAGATCACATAATAGTTAGAGAGACAATCAGACAAAGTAGATAGAAACAGCAGTGATGAAGTAGTGCTTTGGAAAATGAATATGAGGATCTGAGTGGAATCTAGAAAGCAACACATAATTGTGCTTGAAACACTTCTTTTCGTAGTCCATTTTTAATTTCTTTATATCTTTTGGTGGTGTTCAGCTCAATATCAAATTTTGATCACAGAGGTAATTACAACAACATTAAAAGGAAATGAAATTGTAATACATACTAAGAAGAGATCGGAATGTTGGAGTACCTGAGATATTTCTGGATAGCTGGAGTTGATGCATATACTTATGAAGCAGAAAGAAGGGATTACAAGCAAGAGTGCAAGCGCCTAATCGATAAAAACTGCGTGCGAGTAAACTCGGATAATTAGAGAACCTTATCAGTGGCTGATGATGAAAAAACTCCACTATTATATTTGCCCAATCTAAGTTGCAATGCACAACTGGTTGCCTGGTTGGAGATCACCACCAAAGTGAGCTTGCCTTGGCAATGTTGCCAGGAGAAAGAAAAAAAATTACTCAATTGACGCTTTTAAATAGTTGAAGACGTACCAGTTGATGAATGATGGCTACTCATTGACTCAACTGTTACAGTTTAGGATATATGCATACCTTTAACAGCATCAATTCTACTCTCTTACCAGAATATAGTTACTTCATCACTACTTTTTAACTTGCCTTAAGTTGTGAACTGGATTCTTTATGCTGTTAACAGAAGCTGAACATGTTAATTAGTTCCTCTTTGTCTAGATAGGTGAACTGGCCAAACCAGCATCCAACTTATACTATTAATTACAGTCGAAACCTTTGCTAACATATCAAATGGGAAGCATCTGGTAAAGTAGAGATGATCGATTGACGTATATATGATTGTTCCTTTAGATTTTCCAGGACCTATATTTAGGGTACTTTACATAACTAAACATATGCTGTTGCATGTTCACAAATTACAGCAGCAAATGGACCCAACATTATAGAATCATACCCGATCGATCAACATCTTAATTTAACGCATACAAATGAGTTCATAAACTAGGTTATATTTATCTCTTAAAAACTTAGAATCATGTATCTGTGACTGTATACGAGAAAGAAAGAAAAGGAAAAAAGCAGACCGTATCTGTATAAGTCTATAACACATATATTAACACTCATGAAGCAGTTGAAGCTTGGCTCTAAGTCGATTTGGGCGTCGGTGGTGGCATTTCTACATTTCGCTGCAGAGGGGATATCAGATCTGAAAGGATGACTTGAAGTGACGAAACTCTTTCTTTCAGTTGAGCGTTCTCCTGGAGAACATGTTGATTTCCCTCCAACAGTTGAATGAGCTTCTCGGAGAGCTGACGATTTGTGATGTGAAGCTGGTCCACCTGATGCTGCAGCTCTTCAATCTGCTTCTTTTTCCGCATTCGTGACCTTCGTGCAGATTCCCTGTTGGAAATCATTCTCTTGATCCTTTTCTCATAGGTAAGGCCTTGCTCTCCGGCAGCAGTTGCTTCATCAAAAACAGTGTCATTGTTAAGAGAAGAGCCGTTCGACGAAAAATCATGGATATGAGACATGGAGAAAATCCGAGTTGGGTAAAATGGTATGGAATCTGGATTCTGAGTATGGTTTTGAAGGGATAGTAGTGAATGGTTCTCCACAACTTCAACTGCCTGCATATTGTGGGGACTTGAGTAAAGATGGGATTGTTTAGTACTGGGGAGAAGTTGAGGTAAGTAATGGTTTCCCTTTGATTCATTTATATCCATGAAAGAACTTTGAGGGAAAGAGAAAAAGAGAGAAATCTTAGATGGGGTTTTAGGGAAAGAACCAGACTGATGATAAATGTTTTGGAGAAGATAGCAACTATATACATACATTTCTTGACCTACACGGTACTGAGAGAGTTTAACTGTAATTGTGATTTATTGATGCAAGGACGTATTCAATCGGCTTTTTGTTTTTCACCAAAATCCTCAAAAATATTTGAAGGCAATACCTAGAATACCTAGATATATGTTCATTCTAGGATATTACGTGCAATTGTGAAATGACTTTGTGTAGGTGATATCATTCATTTTCATTCTGGGATGGCTTATTTAGATTACTTACTTGGAACGTCTCTAGTAATGGTGCTTATCATACAATCTAGGATTTTCTATAAATGTAGGGAAAGGAATTCATGGAGAATATGATAAGGTTGCTCTTGAAACTACTGAAAGACTTCAAATTAAGGTATTTTGTGTGCTAATGGTTCATACCTATGTGAAAATGTGAATCAAGTATGGAGCTCTATACATAAAAAGCAAGTCTTCTTTTGGGGAAGGCGAGAAAACAGGTTAGGATTATACCATGTCAAGATTTAATCCGTTTTCGATGTATTCAAAAATAGCAAGTCTAGTGCTTTTGAGACACAAATGAGTTTTGTTCTTTGGTTTTTCCATGAACCAATTCAAGCAACTGAAGCAAGAGTGCATGATGTTATTAAGAAGAAACAAACAAAATTTTTCCAGAAAAACAAAAAAGAATTGAAGAAGAAAACATAATTCATGGGCATCATCTTCTTCATTTTGCTAAAATTGTTACATAAACATAAAATTTTATATGACTTTTGGTAGTTGGCTTCAGAATTTTGTCCAATGTTTTGACCAACATTAAACAATAAGCATCACCTGGTATGCTTTTATGGTTTTTACTAAAATTGCTCCAAAGAAGATATATACAGATCGAAGGAATATGCAATAAGTGGATAAATTCACATGAGTATGTTCTCCTTAAAGTTTTATCTGTGGAAACTTTATGTTGAATAACTTGCGAGGTAAGAAGTGTATTTTACTTTAATACCAATATTATCATATTTGTAAAACATTTCCAATATTGGCATTGACATTGACACAGATGAAGGAAATTTTCCTCTGTGAGTGTGAAATAAACACAGAGCATTTGAAGATCGAATAGAACACTGATGCAGACTCAACGTAAAATTTCGATGTGAACAACATACGTACTCGTTCAATTCATGATTATCATTATTATCATCTTAATCTCTGCCAGGTTAATTGTGTGTCAAACAATATGTTGCTTTATGAAGTCATCTCACAAGTTATAGATCAAAATCATCAAACATTCTTCAAAATGTTGCCACTTTATTGCCTTTTATGTATGTTAGAATCTGTACAATTTTCAACCCACATAATGCATACCTTACCCAGAAGAAAAACCATGTAGTACAGAAAGTCAGAAACCATCAAGAATATCAACAAAGGGAAGATATAACGTACAAACAGAACAACAAACTGTACATACGAAACAAAGTAGGCATCAGGAATTGAGCTCGGCTATTCCGCGAAACAAAGTAGGCATCTCATAACCGAGTTCTCTTTCCGCGAACTATTCATGCTTGCAACGCGTAATTTATGAGATTGATGCCGAGAGCGAAACCAGCAGCATTCCCTCCCACAACGCCACCATCATTGTTCATTTTTTCTTATTAGCAAGAAGCAACAGTACTATTTGGGAAACCCTAGCCCTATACTGACTCGGGTGGGCTACTGAGGCAGTTAGGATTAAGATTTTTTAACTAATTCGTGGATTTCGATCTTCGGCTAGAATTCTGGTTTGAATTAATCCTTGGGTGTGCGGTGTACCTTAAATGCAGAATGATCGAGGCCGCATGGGCAAAGGAGGAACAATGACATCATTGTTCAACCGAGGAAAAGTGTGACTAAGATTCCAATAAATGATTTCTTCCAGCGTCGTGGTACAAGTCTTTGATATGTGTGAAGAACTTTTTTCTCCTCCCTTGATTCCTCTTCTAAGTTGTTGTGGCACACTGGCACATAACCGATTGCAACTCACTTATTTGGTGATTAAGGTAAGAGCTGAATAAGAGAAAGTTTAAGGCCAGTGGCTTTTCTGGTCAAACCAATTTCTAGTTTAATTACTTCGATTGTGTTCGTTTTGTATGTTTTTTTTTTTCAATGTAAGCGGAGATAGTTCTATTGATCAAAGATCATGACGACAAAAGGAGTCAAGTATGAATAGTTCGAAAACCATACAAACTCAAACCAAAAATAAATAAATCAAACTACATTTAAGAATTGAAATAACTACCTCAAAACTACATCAAAAAAAGGATACGAAAACTAGAAAGCAAATGAACTTATAAACCCAAAAAACATCTCAACTTTTAAAGATTAAGGTCTAAGACCCAATGGTGTGCCTTCAACTATTGGGAAGAAAGAGAGAAATTTCCTAGCTGCAGGGTGTAAATGGGCCGAGTCGAGTCGAATACTAAGATGTTCATGTTCGGCTTTTTTGCTTTTTATCAAGTTCGAACCGGGCTAAAGCTTGAACTTTTTTTTTTGTCATGTTCAAGCTCGATCAGCTCGGCTTGAATATTTTTCTTTAAGCCCGAGCTGGGCTCGGCTCGGCTCAATATATTAGACGAGCTCGAGCTCAATCTTAAGTCAGGTCGGCTTGCTCATTTGACTTTAAATTTAAAAATATAAAAAGGAAGAAAGAAAATTTATAATAATCCAAATTTGATGTCTAACGAAATAGCAAATCCTTCAAAATGGCTAATCAAACTCAAAGTTAATTTTTTTATAATAATCCAAATTTGATGTCTAACGAAATAGCAAATCCTTCAAAATGGCTAATCAAACTCAAAGCTAAAATTTGAACTAATTATATAAGAAGGGTAAACAAACTGACAGAGAATAATACTTTGGTAAATGTCAAGGCTTGATTATTCAGCCTGACTATCGTGTGTTTATATATTGAACAGTACGTACAAGATAAAGATCTCATGTACAAGAGATAAATACAACTCTATGAGAAGCTAATCTAAATAGTTACAAGAGATGTATCTGATAAAGGAGATTATTTTCTAATCATATCCACACTTGGAGAGTCCTCATCTACTGTTGTAGATAGCCTCGTATTCAATTCTGTTACTTTTGGTTTATCACTCCCCTGCAAGCTGAGTGATCTTAGAAGAACAGGAAGCTTGGAAACCAGAAAATGAAAACGTGATGAAGACAATCCCTTAGTGAAGATATCTGCAATCTGATCAGTAGTAGAGATAAACCAAACTTCCAGCTCTTTGTTAACTACTTTCTCTCTGACATAATAATAATCAACCTCCACATACTTTGTTCTAGCATGAAAAACCGGATTTGACGCAATGGCAATTGCTGATAGGTTATCACACCAAATCCGTGGACATTGCAAGAATAGGCTGAGATCACAAAACATGGACCTTAACCACGAAATCTCAGCTGCAGTAAAAGCAAGTTGGCGGTATTCTGCTTCAGCACTGGAACGAGACACAGTACGATGGGTTTTGGAGCTCCATGAAATCAAGTTAGGTCCGAGATACACACAGTAGCCTCCTTGACGATTGTCAGGATCACCTGCATAATCTGCATCGGAATATGCACTTATAAAGAGAGAGCCAGGCTGGTACTTAAGGCCATGATTAAGAGAGAACTTTAAATAGCGCAAAATGCGTTTAACAGCTATCCAATGTATGGTGGTGGGAGAATGCATAAACTTGCAAACTTGGTTGACAGAATAAGAAATGTCTGGGCGTGTAAGGGTGAGATATTGTAGGGCGCCAACAACACTTCTATACTCAGTTGTATCAAAGAGTTTCTTGCCTGAATGAAGACTGAGCTTTTGACCAGTAGCAGCTGGTGTAGCACATGGATTGGCATCAAGCATTTTTGTCCGAGTCAGAAGATCAACAATGTACTTTTTCTGAGTAAGATAAAGAGAGGGACCATCGTAGGTAGCCTCAATGCCAAGAAAGTAATGCATGCGACCCAGGTCCTTCATTGAGAACATTTTTCCCAACTCAGAAATAAGCTGAAACAAGTGATGGCTGCTGTTGCCTGTAATTAATATATCATCCACATAAATTAGAAGAATCAGAAAAACACCATTGTTGGCATATGTGAACATGGAATAGTCGGAGAGTGACTCTTGAAACCCAAGACCTTCTAAGTAGTCAGCAAAACATTGGAACCAAGCTCTTGGCGCTTGTTTGAGACCATAAAGAGTGCGTTTCAATCTGCAAACATGATGTGGAAATTCAGAGTTAGCAAAGCCAGTAGGTTGCTTCATGTAGACCTCTTCTGTCAAGTGTCCATGTAAGAATGAATGGTTAATGGTATTAAGTGTGCACGAACGTGAAGAGACATGGGATGGTGATTGTGAATTAGATGAAGTAGAATGAATGGTTTGTGAGGGGGGAACATGAATAGTGTGTGAAGGTGAAGGTATATCATGTAATGTAAAGAAATATAAAGAAGAAGAAGAAGACATACCTATTGGGGAAGTGAGAATAGCCTGTTGGAAAGGAAAAGTGTTTTCATCAAACAAAACGTGTTTAGAGAGATATACTCGTTGCGTTTTTAAATCTAGACACCGATAGCCGAGGTGATTCAGTGAGTAACCTAGAAACACACATTGTTTTGATCTTGGCTGAAGTTTAGAATTATTATAAGGACGAAGGTAAGGATAACAAGCACACCCAAAAGTGCGAAGGAAAGAGTAATTCGGTTCTTTGTGAAAGAGATATTTGTATGGAGTTTGGTTTTTAAGAATAGGCGAAGGGAGTCTGTTGATGATGTAGACGGTAGTATTGCAGGCCTCGACCCAGTAAGATGGAGGCATATAAGCATGAACAAGTAGTGTGAGAGCAGTGTCAACAATATGTCTATGTTTTCTTTCGGCTAGGCTGTTCTGTTCGGGATGTTTGGGGTAAGAGAAACGATGATGAATACCATTGAGGTTGAGGTAATCCCTAAAGGCATGAGAAGTATATTCACCTCCTTCATCACTTTGAAATTGTTTAATTTGACAAGAGAATTGTTTTTCAACATAGATGCAGAATTGGATAAAAATTTGGAGAACTTCACTGTTTCGTTTCATGGGAAAGATCCAAGAATATCTAGAGTAATCATCCACAAACAAAACATAATACTTATAACCTTGAACATAAAGAGTTG of the Fragaria vesca subsp. vesca linkage group LG6, FraVesHawaii_1.0, whole genome shotgun sequence genome contains:
- the LOC101306356 gene encoding uncharacterized protein LOC101306356, which produces MAVLATTWTAAIFLIFTTLRLIECGDNNRVYSPCSDTKVARSDGFSFGIAFASKDVFLRNGANSTSQLSPCDTRLSLSSANSQIAVFRPKVDEISLLSVNSSSFAPDNYGGYMVAFAGHKYAARSTAAFVANSTYTVTSFTLVLEFTKGRLQNLYWKRDGCAKCSGNSSFVCLNNQDCAIKTNSCKSHGGTVDCSLGIQLAFSGTDKHLSVLNSWYEVQNLGQYSLYGLYSNLKDSLTSQYNKFF
- the LOC101299607 gene encoding light-inducible protein CPRF3-like, which codes for MQAVEVVENHSLLSLQNHTQNPDSIPFYPTRIFSMSHIHDFSSNGSSLNNDTVFDEATAAGEQGLTYEKRIKRMISNRESARRSRMRKKKQIEELQHQVDQLHITNRQLSEKLIQLLEGNQHVLQENAQLKERVSSLQVILSDLISPLQRNVEMPPPTPKST